Proteins from one Mycobacterium sp. SMC-2 genomic window:
- a CDS encoding dihydrodipicolinate reductase, with protein sequence MVYRVVQWSTGNIGRRALGVLLDRDDFDVVGVHAFGSDKVGRDAGELADQAPVGVAATGDADALIELRPDCVCYMPRAIDYDLVLRMLRAGINVVTTGDFLTGTHHPAELPALEEAAHRGGATFLGTGFEPGFINVVAGFLTGACRQVRNVTLVETLDCTTYPVWEVWKVLGFGKSPREPVTRIDPATQRYGLGYFETLDMIATMLGVELDSKEAFVEPAVLTRDLDLGWVGFTAGTIGGQRRTYRGLLGGRPVVELAICWTMSNDALDPQWSDPEGFSVVIEGTPRVDATIRFGEPGQDAMTVLMDSTAVAAVNAIPFVCDARPGVITPIDLPITGSQGALKV encoded by the coding sequence ATGGTGTACCGAGTGGTCCAGTGGTCGACCGGCAACATCGGCAGGCGAGCGCTCGGCGTCCTGCTGGACCGCGACGACTTCGACGTGGTCGGCGTCCACGCCTTCGGCTCGGACAAGGTGGGCCGCGACGCGGGCGAGCTGGCGGACCAGGCCCCGGTCGGAGTTGCCGCAACCGGCGATGCCGACGCGTTGATCGAGCTCCGACCGGACTGCGTGTGTTACATGCCCCGCGCCATCGACTACGACCTGGTGCTGCGGATGCTGCGCGCCGGCATCAACGTCGTCACCACGGGCGATTTCCTGACCGGCACCCATCACCCGGCCGAACTCCCGGCGCTCGAGGAGGCGGCGCACCGGGGCGGCGCGACCTTCCTGGGCACGGGCTTCGAGCCGGGCTTCATCAACGTCGTCGCCGGCTTCCTCACCGGCGCCTGCCGGCAGGTTCGCAACGTCACGCTGGTCGAAACGTTGGACTGCACAACCTATCCCGTGTGGGAAGTGTGGAAGGTGCTCGGATTCGGCAAATCACCCCGGGAACCGGTGACGCGGATCGACCCGGCGACGCAACGGTACGGCCTGGGTTACTTCGAGACGCTGGACATGATCGCCACCATGCTCGGCGTCGAACTCGACTCCAAGGAGGCGTTCGTCGAGCCCGCGGTGCTGACCCGCGATCTGGACCTGGGGTGGGTGGGCTTCACCGCCGGCACCATTGGGGGCCAGCGCCGCACCTATCGCGGCCTTCTCGGCGGCCGGCCGGTGGTCGAGCTCGCCATCTGCTGGACCATGAGCAACGACGCGCTCGACCCGCAATGGAGCGACCCCGAGGGTTTCAGCGTGGTGATCGAGGGCACGCCACGCGTCGACGCGACGATCCGGTTCGGCGAGCCCGGGCAGGATGCGATGACCGTGTTGATGGACAGCACCGCCGTCGCCGCGGTCAACGCCATCCCGTTCGTCTGCGACGCGCGGCCCGGCGTCATCACCCCCATCGACCTGCCGATCACCGGATCCCAAGGGGCGCTGAAGGTTTGA
- a CDS encoding MBL fold metallo-hydrolase, producing MRPVRFGRASVARVAELQFDLAASLFTQTPPSGWRDNADLLVPDFFDPSTDQWHIAIQSWVIEVDGLTVVVDTGVGNDRDRPHMPPLDHLNTGFLGALRSAGVDRAAVDVVVNTHIHSDHVGWNTMLTNGAWVPTFPNARYVVPAADYRHFAPDGPAATRSPRNDEEAAQQRGDRLVFADSVAPIAEAGQLVQWSGDYQISPSLRLRPAAGHTPGSSVLWLDAGRPAVFVGDLTHSPLQLRRPADACAFDMDAPAAAVTRHRIFTEAVQAKAAVIPAHYPGRGGATIRAVDDQFDVDHWLDIDTV from the coding sequence ATGCGCCCGGTCCGGTTCGGCCGCGCGAGCGTGGCGCGGGTCGCTGAACTCCAATTCGACCTTGCTGCAAGCCTTTTCACGCAGACGCCGCCGTCCGGCTGGCGGGACAACGCCGACCTGCTGGTGCCGGACTTTTTCGACCCCTCGACCGATCAGTGGCACATCGCGATCCAAAGCTGGGTGATCGAGGTCGACGGGCTGACCGTCGTGGTGGACACCGGGGTCGGCAACGATCGCGACCGCCCGCACATGCCGCCCCTGGACCACCTGAACACCGGATTCCTGGGCGCCCTGCGGTCCGCCGGCGTCGATCGCGCCGCCGTGGACGTGGTGGTCAACACCCACATCCACTCCGACCACGTCGGGTGGAACACGATGCTCACCAACGGTGCGTGGGTCCCCACCTTCCCCAACGCCCGGTATGTCGTCCCGGCCGCCGACTACCGCCACTTCGCGCCCGACGGGCCCGCGGCGACGCGATCGCCGCGCAACGACGAAGAAGCGGCTCAGCAGCGCGGCGACCGGTTGGTGTTCGCGGACAGCGTCGCACCGATCGCCGAGGCGGGTCAGCTCGTCCAATGGTCGGGCGACTACCAGATCAGCCCGTCGCTGCGACTGAGGCCGGCCGCCGGACACACGCCGGGCTCCTCGGTGCTGTGGCTGGACGCGGGCCGGCCGGCGGTCTTCGTCGGCGACCTCACCCACAGCCCGCTGCAACTCCGCCGGCCCGCCGACGCCTGCGCGTTCGACATGGACGCACCGGCCGCCGCGGTCACCCGCCACCGGATCTTCACCGAGGCCGTGCAAGCGAAAGCGGCCGTGATACCCGCGCACTACCCCGGTCGCGGCGGCGCCACCATCCGCGCCGTCGACGACCAATTCGACGTCGATCACTGGCTCGACATCGATACGGTGTGA
- a CDS encoding L-fuculose-phosphate aldolase, which translates to MKSVDNPETAVLDAAKDMLRRGLVEGTAGNISARRSDGNIVITPSSVDYRDMQLDDLVLVGPDGAVLHAADGRSPSSEMQLHLACYRAFDDIGSVIHSHPVWATMFAIAHQSIPACIDEFAVYCGGDVRCTEYAASGTPEVGTNAVRALDGRGAALIANHGLVAVGPRPDKALHITALVERTAQIVWGARALGGPVPIPEDVNRNFAGVYGYLRANA; encoded by the coding sequence ATGAAGTCCGTCGACAACCCCGAAACGGCGGTGCTGGACGCCGCCAAGGACATGCTGCGCCGGGGCTTGGTCGAGGGAACCGCGGGCAACATCTCCGCGCGGCGCTCCGACGGCAACATCGTCATCACGCCGTCGTCGGTCGACTACCGGGACATGCAGCTCGACGACCTCGTCCTGGTCGGCCCGGACGGCGCCGTGCTGCACGCCGCGGACGGCCGCTCGCCGTCGTCGGAGATGCAGCTGCACCTGGCCTGCTACCGCGCGTTCGACGACATCGGCAGCGTCATTCACAGCCATCCGGTGTGGGCCACCATGTTCGCCATTGCGCACCAATCGATCCCGGCCTGCATCGACGAGTTCGCGGTGTACTGCGGCGGGGACGTCCGCTGCACCGAGTACGCCGCGTCCGGCACGCCCGAGGTCGGCACCAACGCCGTCAGGGCGCTCGACGGCCGGGGCGCGGCGTTGATCGCCAACCACGGCCTGGTGGCCGTGGGACCGCGGCCGGACAAGGCGCTGCACATCACCGCGCTGGTGGAGCGCACCGCCCAGATCGTCTGGGGCGCAAGGGCTCTCGGCGGCCCCGTGCCCATCCCCGAGGACGTGAACCGCAACTTCGCCGGCGTGTACGGCTACCTGCGCGCGAACGCCTGA
- a CDS encoding NAD(P)-dependent oxidoreductase, giving the protein MTSRPRALVTAPLRGPGFAKLRELADVVYDPWIEQTPLRIYSAEQLAERITSEAADVVVVESDSVSGPVFELGARTLIAVASTRGDPNNVDIAGATAAGVPVLNTPGRNADAVAELTVALLLAATRQLLPADADVRSGNIFRDGSIPYQRFRGWEVAGRTAGLVGLGAVGRATQWRLSGLGLRVIAHDPYNDDARHGLDELLAEADVVSLHAPVTDDTAGMIGAPQFAAMRDGVVFLNTARAQLHDTDALVDALRGGKVAAAGLDHFVGEWLPTDHPLVGMPNVVLTPHIGGATWNTEARQAQMVADDLEALLAGRTPAHIVNPEVLRP; this is encoded by the coding sequence GTGACGTCAAGACCGCGCGCCTTGGTGACCGCCCCGCTGCGGGGGCCGGGGTTCGCCAAGCTCCGGGAACTGGCCGACGTGGTCTACGACCCCTGGATCGAGCAGACCCCGCTGCGGATCTACAGCGCCGAACAACTGGCCGAGCGCATCACCTCCGAGGCCGCGGATGTCGTTGTGGTGGAAAGCGACTCGGTAAGCGGGCCGGTGTTCGAGTTGGGGGCGCGCACCCTGATTGCCGTGGCGTCCACCCGCGGCGATCCCAACAACGTCGACATCGCCGGCGCCACCGCGGCCGGTGTTCCGGTGTTGAACACCCCGGGCCGCAACGCCGACGCGGTCGCCGAGTTGACCGTGGCGCTGCTGCTGGCCGCCACCCGCCAGCTGCTGCCCGCGGACGCGGACGTCCGCAGCGGCAACATCTTTCGCGACGGCAGCATCCCCTATCAGCGGTTCCGCGGCTGGGAGGTCGCCGGGCGCACCGCCGGGCTGGTGGGCCTCGGCGCCGTCGGCCGCGCCACACAGTGGCGACTGTCCGGGCTGGGCCTGCGGGTCATCGCCCACGACCCGTACAACGACGACGCCCGGCACGGCCTGGACGAGCTGCTGGCCGAGGCCGACGTCGTCTCGCTGCACGCGCCCGTCACCGACGACACGGCCGGCATGATCGGGGCGCCGCAGTTCGCCGCCATGCGCGACGGCGTGGTCTTCCTCAACACCGCCCGCGCCCAGCTGCACGACACCGACGCGCTGGTCGACGCGCTGCGCGGCGGCAAGGTGGCCGCCGCCGGGCTGGACCACTTCGTCGGCGAATGGCTGCCCACCGACCACCCGCTGGTCGGCATGCCCAACGTCGTGCTGACGCCCCACATCGGCGGCGCCACGTGGAACACTGAGGCCCGGCAGGCGCAGATGGTGGCCGACGACCTGGAAGCCCTGCTGGCCGGCAGGACGCCCGCCCACATCGTCAACCCGGAGGTGCTACGGCCATGA
- a CDS encoding FGGY-family carbohydrate kinase — MSRDDVTIGIDVGSTAVKAVAADADGRVTARARIPHRLRVPTPDRLEHDADEAWRRGPVAALNQLAPGPNVRAVAVSAMVPSLTAVDAAGVPMTPGLLYGDERGRVPQQAAQPLPALGEAAEFLRWTAAQAPGAAGYWPAPAVANHALAGEAVIDFATAATAYPLFEGTGWNPDACAERGARPDQMPRVQSMGAAVGQVHGSGAALGIGAIDALCEQIVAGADRDGDVLVLCGTTLIVWTTIGEPRQVPGLWTIPHTAAGKSQIGGASNAGGLFLGWVDRVVAAGDPAAAQPGRVPVWSPYIRGERTPFHDPDRRAVLDALDLTHDAAALRRAAYEASGFVVRQLIELSGAPVARIVATGGGTRVAPWMQAVADATGRPVEVSGVAEGAALGAAFLARMAAGLETSIADAARWARTERVVEPDPGWAAAVEDRYQRFLVLGNRRCSALPRAAF, encoded by the coding sequence GTGTCACGTGATGACGTCACAATCGGCATCGACGTCGGCAGCACGGCGGTCAAGGCGGTCGCCGCCGACGCCGACGGCCGGGTGACGGCGCGGGCGCGAATCCCGCACCGGTTGCGGGTGCCCACGCCCGACCGCCTCGAGCACGACGCCGACGAGGCGTGGCGGCGCGGGCCGGTGGCGGCCCTGAACCAGCTGGCCCCCGGGCCGAACGTCCGCGCGGTGGCCGTGTCGGCGATGGTGCCGTCGCTGACGGCCGTCGACGCCGCCGGCGTTCCGATGACGCCGGGGCTGCTCTACGGCGACGAACGGGGCCGGGTGCCGCAACAAGCGGCGCAGCCGCTGCCGGCGCTGGGCGAGGCCGCCGAGTTCCTGCGCTGGACCGCCGCCCAGGCGCCGGGCGCGGCCGGCTATTGGCCGGCGCCGGCGGTGGCCAACCACGCGCTCGCGGGCGAGGCGGTCATCGACTTCGCCACCGCCGCAACGGCGTACCCGCTGTTCGAGGGGACCGGCTGGAACCCCGACGCGTGCGCCGAACGCGGCGCGCGGCCCGACCAGATGCCGCGCGTGCAGAGCATGGGGGCCGCCGTGGGGCAGGTGCACGGCAGCGGCGCCGCGCTGGGGATCGGCGCGATCGACGCGTTGTGCGAACAGATCGTGGCCGGCGCCGACCGCGACGGCGACGTGCTGGTGCTGTGCGGCACCACCCTGATCGTGTGGACCACCATCGGGGAGCCCCGGCAGGTGCCGGGGCTGTGGACCATCCCCCACACGGCCGCCGGCAAGAGCCAGATCGGCGGGGCCAGCAATGCCGGCGGGCTGTTCCTGGGCTGGGTGGACCGCGTGGTCGCCGCCGGCGACCCGGCCGCCGCGCAGCCCGGGCGGGTGCCGGTGTGGTCGCCCTACATCCGCGGCGAGCGCACCCCGTTCCACGACCCGGACCGCCGCGCCGTGCTGGACGCCCTGGACCTCACCCACGACGCCGCCGCGCTGCGCCGGGCCGCCTACGAGGCGTCGGGCTTCGTGGTCCGCCAGCTCATCGAGCTGAGCGGGGCGCCGGTGGCGCGCATCGTCGCCACGGGCGGCGGCACCCGGGTCGCACCGTGGATGCAGGCCGTCGCCGACGCCACCGGCCGCCCGGTGGAGGTGTCCGGGGTGGCCGAGGGGGCGGCGCTGGGCGCCGCCTTCCTCGCGCGGATGGCCGCCGGGCTGGAGACCTCGATCGCCGACGCCGCGCGCTGGGCCCGCACCGAGCGCGTCGTCGAGCCCGACCCCGGCTGGGCGGCCGCGGTCGAGGATCGCTACCAGCGGTTCCTGGTGCTGGGAAACCGCCGATGTAGCGCACTACCCCGGGCGGCGTTCTAG
- a CDS encoding GNAT family N-acetyltransferase, with protein sequence MTDHDRKAARREIADALLKALERRHEIADVVVESENKAAAVEAIVRLLDTSHVAAEAVMGMSFDQLTIDSRRKILAELEDLNKQLSFTLGERPASSGETLELRPFSAEKDRDIFAARTEDMGAAGDGSGGPAGNLDDEISAALARLDDEEAAWFVAVASGEKVGMVFGELLGGEVNVRIWIHPEHRKKGYGTAALRKSRTEMAWCFPAVPMVVRAPSARPA encoded by the coding sequence ATGACCGACCACGACCGCAAAGCCGCCCGTCGCGAGATCGCCGATGCCCTGCTGAAAGCCCTTGAACGGCGGCATGAAATCGCCGATGTCGTGGTGGAGTCCGAGAACAAGGCGGCCGCGGTCGAGGCGATCGTCCGCCTGCTGGACACCTCCCACGTGGCCGCCGAAGCGGTGATGGGGATGTCGTTCGATCAGCTCACCATCGACTCGCGCCGCAAGATCCTCGCCGAACTCGAGGACCTGAACAAGCAGCTCAGCTTCACCCTGGGCGAGCGGCCGGCCAGCTCGGGGGAGACCCTGGAACTGCGGCCCTTCTCCGCCGAGAAGGACCGCGACATCTTCGCCGCCCGCACCGAGGACATGGGCGCCGCCGGCGACGGTTCCGGCGGCCCGGCCGGCAACCTCGATGACGAGATCAGCGCGGCGCTGGCGCGCCTCGACGACGAGGAGGCCGCCTGGTTCGTGGCCGTCGCCTCCGGCGAGAAGGTCGGCATGGTCTTCGGCGAGTTGCTCGGCGGCGAGGTCAACGTGCGGATCTGGATCCACCCCGAGCACCGCAAGAAGGGTTACGGCACCGCCGCACTGCGCAAGTCGCGCACCGAGATGGCCTGGTGCTTCCCCGCCGTGCCGATGGTGGTGCGCGCGCCGTCCGCCAGGCCCGCCTGA
- a CDS encoding class I SAM-dependent methyltransferase, which produces MTRTDQDSWDLASSVGATATMVAAARALASEATDPIIDDPFAAPLVRAVGLEFFCRLVDGELAPPDAEDGERDLQLETDSIAVRTRFFDDFFRGAARDGIRQSVILAAGLDARAYRLSWPPGSVVYEVDQPKVVEFKTAAMAKLGATPSADRRTVSVDLRDDWPEALRRSGFDQGQPTSWSAEGLLMYLPPEAQDRLFDNITDLSAPGSRLATEFHGDSGRTMSERAKQFNERWANLGCDIDLSGLFFDGERSNVVDYLTGRGWNVTTRERREYFADYGLVFPDDETSQLRNIVAVTAALG; this is translated from the coding sequence ATGACACGCACTGACCAAGACAGCTGGGACCTGGCCTCCAGCGTCGGCGCCACGGCCACGATGGTCGCCGCGGCCCGCGCGCTGGCCAGCGAGGCCACCGACCCGATCATCGACGACCCGTTCGCGGCGCCCCTGGTGCGAGCCGTGGGCCTGGAATTCTTTTGCCGCCTGGTCGACGGTGAGCTGGCGCCGCCGGACGCCGAGGACGGCGAACGGGACCTGCAGCTCGAGACGGACTCGATCGCGGTGCGGACCCGCTTCTTCGACGACTTCTTTAGGGGCGCCGCCCGGGACGGGATCCGCCAGTCGGTGATCCTCGCCGCCGGCCTCGACGCCCGCGCGTACCGGTTGAGCTGGCCGCCCGGAAGCGTCGTCTACGAGGTCGACCAGCCCAAGGTCGTCGAGTTCAAGACCGCCGCCATGGCAAAGCTGGGCGCCACCCCCAGCGCGGACCGGCGGACCGTCAGCGTCGACCTGCGCGACGATTGGCCGGAAGCGTTGCGGCGCAGCGGGTTCGACCAGGGGCAGCCCACCTCGTGGAGCGCCGAGGGCCTGCTGATGTACCTGCCGCCCGAAGCCCAGGACCGGCTCTTCGACAACATCACCGACCTCAGCGCCCCCGGCAGCAGGCTGGCCACCGAATTCCACGGCGATTCGGGCCGGACGATGAGCGAACGCGCCAAGCAGTTCAACGAGCGGTGGGCCAACCTGGGGTGTGACATCGACCTGTCGGGTTTGTTCTTCGACGGCGAGCGCAGCAATGTCGTGGACTACCTGACCGGTCGCGGATGGAACGTAACCACCCGGGAGCGCCGCGAGTACTTCGCCGACTACGGCCTCGTGTTCCCGGACGACGAGACGTCCCAGCTGCGCAACATCGTCGCCGTCACAGCGGCGCTCGGCTAG
- the secY gene encoding preprotein translocase subunit SecY: protein MLSAFISSLRTVDLRRKILFTLGIVVLYRLGAALPSPGVNFPNVQQCIKEASGGAAGQIYSLINLFSGGALLKLTVFAVGVMPYITASIIVQLLTVVIPRFEELRKEGQSGQAKMTQYTRYLAIALAILQATSIVALAANGGLLQGCSLDIIADQSIFTLVVIVMVMTAGAALVMWMGELITERGIGNGMSLLIFVGIAARIPSEGKAILDSRGGAIFAAVCVATLAIIVGVVFVEQGQRRIPVQYAKRMVGRRMYGGTSTYLPLKVNQAGVIPVIFASSLIYIPHLITQLIRSGSGGVGNSWWDKFVGSYLSDPSDPVYIGIYFGLIIFFTYFYVSITFNPDERADEMKKFGGFIPGIRPGKPTADYLRYVLSRITLPGSIYLGAISVLPNLFLQIGNGGAVQNLPFGGTAVLIMIGVGLDTVKQIESQLMQRNYEGFLK, encoded by the coding sequence GTGCTTTCGGCTTTCATCTCATCGCTGCGAACAGTCGACCTGAGACGGAAGATCCTCTTCACGCTGGGCATCGTCGTTCTCTATCGGCTGGGCGCCGCTCTGCCGTCCCCTGGCGTCAATTTCCCGAACGTCCAGCAGTGCATCAAAGAAGCCAGCGGCGGCGCGGCCGGGCAGATCTACTCGCTGATCAACCTGTTCTCCGGCGGTGCGCTGCTGAAACTGACGGTGTTCGCGGTCGGCGTGATGCCCTACATCACCGCCAGCATCATCGTGCAGCTGCTCACGGTGGTCATCCCGCGCTTCGAGGAACTGCGCAAGGAAGGCCAGTCCGGCCAGGCCAAGATGACCCAGTACACCCGCTACCTGGCCATCGCACTGGCGATCCTGCAGGCGACCAGCATCGTCGCGCTGGCCGCCAACGGCGGCCTGCTGCAGGGCTGCTCGCTGGACATCATCGCCGACCAGAGCATCTTCACGCTGGTCGTCATCGTGATGGTGATGACCGCCGGCGCGGCCCTGGTGATGTGGATGGGTGAGCTGATCACCGAGCGCGGCATCGGCAACGGCATGTCGTTGCTGATCTTCGTCGGCATCGCGGCCCGCATCCCGTCCGAGGGCAAGGCCATCCTGGACAGCCGCGGCGGGGCCATCTTCGCCGCCGTCTGCGTCGCCACCCTGGCCATCATCGTCGGCGTGGTGTTCGTCGAGCAGGGCCAGCGCCGCATCCCGGTGCAGTACGCCAAGCGCATGGTGGGCCGGCGCATGTACGGCGGAACGTCGACGTACCTGCCGCTCAAGGTCAACCAGGCCGGCGTCATCCCGGTCATCTTCGCGTCGTCGCTCATCTACATCCCGCACCTGATCACCCAGCTGATCCGCAGCGGCAGCGGCGGCGTGGGCAACAGCTGGTGGGACAAGTTCGTCGGCAGTTACCTGTCCGACCCCAGCGACCCCGTCTACATCGGCATCTACTTCGGGCTGATCATCTTCTTCACCTACTTCTACGTGTCGATCACGTTCAACCCCGACGAACGTGCCGACGAAATGAAGAAGTTCGGCGGGTTCATCCCCGGCATCCGGCCGGGCAAGCCCACCGCGGACTACCTGCGTTATGTGCTGAGCCGCATTACCCTGCCGGGCTCGATCTACCTCGGCGCCATCTCGGTGCTGCCCAACCTGTTCCTGCAGATCGGCAACGGCGGGGCCGTTCAGAATTTGCCCTTCGGCGGTACCGCGGTTTTGATCATGATTGGCGTCGGCTTGGATACCGTCAAGCAGATCGAGAGCCAGCTGATGCAGCGCAACTATGAAGGGTTCCTGAAGTGA
- a CDS encoding adenylate kinase yields the protein MRVVLLGPPGAGKGTQAQKLSEKLGIPQISTGELFRSNIENGTKLGIEAKRYLDAGDLVPSELTNQLVDDRLSEPDAANGFILDGYPRSTEQAEALHKMLERRGTDIDAVLEFRVSQEELLQRLKSRGRADDTDDVILNRMKVYRDETAPLLEYYRDELKTVDAVGTMDEVFARALQALGR from the coding sequence GTGAGAGTCGTTTTGCTGGGGCCGCCGGGGGCGGGCAAGGGAACGCAGGCCCAGAAGCTCTCCGAAAAGCTCGGGATCCCGCAAATTTCCACCGGCGAACTCTTCCGCAGCAACATCGAGAACGGGACCAAACTCGGCATCGAGGCCAAGCGCTATCTGGACGCCGGGGACCTGGTGCCCTCGGAGCTGACCAACCAGCTCGTCGACGACCGGCTGAGCGAGCCCGACGCGGCCAACGGCTTCATCCTGGACGGGTATCCGCGGTCGACCGAACAGGCCGAGGCGCTGCACAAGATGCTCGAACGCCGGGGCACCGACATCGACGCCGTGCTGGAGTTCCGCGTCTCGCAGGAGGAGTTGCTGCAACGGCTCAAGTCGCGTGGCCGCGCCGACGACACCGACGACGTCATCCTCAACCGGATGAAGGTCTACCGCGACGAGACCGCGCCGCTGCTGGAGTACTACCGCGACGAGCTCAAGACGGTCGACGCCGTCGGCACCATGGACGAGGTGTTCGCCCGCGCCCTGCAAGCGTTGGGCAGGTAA
- the map gene encoding type I methionyl aminopeptidase, whose product MNPLARLRSRKVVPQRTAGELDAMAAAGAVVAAALQAVRAAAASGVSTLALDQIAESVIREAGAIPSFLGYHGYPASVCASVNERVVHGIPSAAEILAPGDLVSIDCGAVLDGWHGDAAITFGVGTLDAADQALSDATRESLEAGIAAMVPGSRLTDVSHAIETGTRAASDRHGLAFGIVEGYGGHGIGRHMHMDPFLPNEGSPGRGPLLAPGSVLAIEPMLTLGTGKTVVLDDEWTVTTSDGSRAAHWEHTVAVTDAGPRILTLA is encoded by the coding sequence ATGAACCCGCTGGCGCGGTTGCGGAGTCGCAAAGTCGTGCCGCAGCGCACCGCCGGCGAACTCGACGCGATGGCTGCGGCGGGGGCGGTGGTCGCGGCCGCGCTGCAGGCGGTTCGGGCGGCCGCGGCCTCGGGGGTCTCGACCCTGGCCCTCGACCAGATCGCCGAGTCGGTGATCCGCGAGGCGGGCGCGATTCCGTCGTTCCTCGGCTACCACGGTTACCCCGCGTCGGTCTGCGCGTCGGTCAACGAGCGGGTGGTGCACGGGATCCCCTCGGCCGCGGAGATCCTGGCGCCCGGCGACCTGGTGTCCATCGACTGCGGCGCGGTGCTCGACGGCTGGCACGGCGACGCCGCCATCACCTTCGGTGTCGGCACCCTCGACGCGGCCGACCAGGCGCTCAGCGACGCTACCCGGGAATCGCTGGAGGCCGGGATCGCGGCGATGGTTCCCGGCAGCCGGCTGACCGACGTCTCGCACGCCATCGAGACGGGCACGCGCGCGGCCTCCGACCGGCACGGGCTCGCGTTCGGGATCGTTGAGGGCTACGGCGGCCACGGCATCGGCCGGCACATGCACATGGACCCGTTCCTGCCCAACGAGGGCTCGCCCGGGCGCGGCCCGCTGCTGGCCCCCGGGTCGGTGCTGGCCATCGAACCGATGCTGACGCTCGGGACGGGCAAGACCGTGGTGCTCGACGACGAGTGGACCGTCACCACCTCCGACGGCTCGCGCGCGGCACACTGGGAGCACACCGTCGCGGTGACCGACGCCGGCCCGCGCATCCTGACTCTGGCTTAG
- a CDS encoding sigma-70 family RNA polymerase sigma factor, with translation MRALYDEHAAVLWRYALRLTGDASQSEDVVQETLLRAWQHPEVVADTERSARAWLFTVARNMIIDDRRSARFRNVVASTDEAGAPERSTPDEVNAALDKLLIADAMAQLSAEHRAVIERSYYRGWTTAQIAADLGIAEGTVKSRLHYAVRALRLTLQELGVTR, from the coding sequence ATGAGGGCGCTCTACGACGAGCACGCGGCGGTCTTGTGGCGTTACGCCCTCCGGCTGACGGGGGACGCGAGCCAGTCCGAGGACGTGGTCCAGGAGACGTTGCTGCGGGCCTGGCAGCATCCGGAGGTCGTCGCGGACACGGAACGCTCCGCCCGCGCCTGGCTGTTCACCGTCGCCCGCAACATGATCATCGACGACCGGCGCAGCGCGCGGTTCCGCAACGTCGTCGCTTCGACGGACGAGGCGGGCGCGCCCGAACGGTCGACGCCGGACGAGGTGAACGCCGCGCTGGACAAGCTGCTGATAGCCGACGCCATGGCGCAGCTGTCCGCGGAGCACCGGGCCGTGATCGAACGGTCCTACTACCGCGGATGGACCACCGCGCAGATCGCTGCAGACCTCGGCATCGCCGAGGGAACGGTGAAGTCGCGATTACACTACGCCGTGCGGGCGTTGCGGCTCACTCTGCAGGAACTTGGGGTAACCCGCTGA
- a CDS encoding anti-sigma factor translates to MMTPQRGIGPPDDPYAMWDAAYVLGSLSAAERREFEAHLAHCPACRGAVADLSGVPALLSQLDRNEVAAINESGAAAGLPATPEMSPELLTSLLAKVSWRRRRARIVTWVASSAAAVVLAIGVFVGVQGYSSSPSQQVTASSAPMAQVGTTLLASTVQLSSQHWGTSINLRCVCLAPLNAHHDTLAMVVVGRDGSQTRLATWVAEPGHTATPAGSISTPVDQIAAVQVVAADTGQVLLQRSM, encoded by the coding sequence ATGATGACGCCGCAACGGGGCATCGGGCCTCCCGACGATCCGTACGCGATGTGGGATGCCGCATACGTGTTGGGCTCGTTGTCGGCCGCCGAGCGCCGCGAATTCGAGGCCCACCTCGCGCATTGTCCGGCCTGCCGGGGCGCCGTCGCCGACCTGAGCGGTGTGCCGGCCCTGCTGTCGCAGCTCGACCGCAACGAAGTGGCCGCGATCAACGAGTCCGGTGCGGCCGCCGGATTGCCGGCGACGCCGGAGATGTCGCCCGAGCTGTTGACGTCGTTGCTGGCCAAGGTGAGCTGGCGCCGGCGTCGCGCGCGGATCGTCACCTGGGTGGCCTCGTCCGCCGCGGCCGTGGTGCTGGCGATCGGCGTGTTCGTTGGCGTGCAGGGGTATTCGTCGTCCCCGTCGCAGCAGGTGACCGCGTCCTCGGCGCCGATGGCGCAGGTGGGCACCACCCTGCTGGCCTCGACCGTGCAGCTGTCCAGCCAGCACTGGGGCACGTCCATCAACCTGCGGTGCGTGTGCCTGGCCCCGCTCAACGCGCACCACGACACGCTGGCGATGGTCGTGGTGGGCCGTGACGGCAGCCAGACCCGGCTGGCGACCTGGGTGGCCGAACCCGGCCACACCGCGACGCCAGCGGGCAGCATCTCGACGCCGGTCGACCAGATCGCCGCCGTGCAGGTGGTCGCCGCCGATACCGGCCAAGTTCTGCTGCAGCGTTCGATGTAG